In Desmospora activa DSM 45169, one genomic interval encodes:
- a CDS encoding DUF58 domain-containing protein, which translates to MKRFQGVPVLILLTASAYAFARFQGGHVPWFLFYVLLVMLVYAALVRLFSLSGIEIIRHFSTDRITQGERLRIQVFYRLQRPFPLSWLLVRHHGGGTVYLDQDRHVDFPGWKRQGLFESYSVRLPRGRHHFGEVEVSSGDLFGFVEKRITLPETKEVLVYPRIRPIRSWSTVNERNTGQSLSTLHIAEDVAAVVGVRDYSNRDRLSRIHWKASARGRGLKVKEFEQRITNDFLFVLDCWKGDGQTTASVSFERAVSLTASLIHHALERRFSAGLLTTGQLPGQFPLGRGQEHLLRLCEHLAEVKKDGDRPLKEPIAQQTPYLSRGMTVVVITTQLEEELQQAIMYLSHVGIRVECCWVSNGEPPTAVETACYAQLRRWGVRCVSVTHDDFDQIFRGGDFHGMDAATGK; encoded by the coding sequence TTGAAACGATTCCAAGGAGTCCCCGTGCTAATCCTGTTGACGGCCTCCGCTTATGCATTTGCCCGTTTTCAGGGGGGGCATGTGCCTTGGTTCCTCTTTTACGTCTTGCTGGTGATGTTGGTGTATGCTGCTTTAGTCCGCCTTTTCAGCCTTTCCGGGATCGAGATCATCCGTCATTTTTCCACTGATCGTATCACCCAGGGGGAACGTTTGCGCATTCAGGTTTTTTACCGGTTGCAACGCCCGTTTCCCCTCTCCTGGTTACTGGTGCGACATCACGGGGGTGGGACCGTGTATTTGGATCAAGATCGGCATGTTGATTTTCCCGGTTGGAAGCGGCAGGGGTTATTTGAATCGTACAGTGTGCGTTTGCCGCGCGGGCGTCATCATTTTGGCGAGGTGGAGGTTTCATCAGGGGATCTGTTTGGATTTGTAGAAAAGCGGATTACGCTTCCAGAGACTAAGGAAGTGTTGGTTTATCCGCGTATCCGGCCGATTCGATCCTGGTCCACCGTCAATGAGCGCAATACCGGCCAATCCCTGTCAACCCTCCACATCGCAGAAGATGTCGCAGCGGTGGTGGGGGTGCGCGATTACAGCAACCGTGATCGTCTCAGCCGTATTCATTGGAAGGCGTCTGCCCGTGGCCGAGGGTTAAAGGTGAAGGAGTTTGAACAGCGCATCACCAATGATTTTCTGTTTGTGTTGGATTGTTGGAAGGGAGACGGTCAAACAACGGCCTCCGTTTCGTTTGAGCGGGCTGTCAGCCTAACGGCATCGTTGATCCATCATGCATTGGAGCGGCGTTTTAGTGCCGGTTTGCTTACCACTGGACAACTCCCGGGCCAGTTTCCGCTTGGGCGGGGGCAGGAACATCTGCTGCGCCTATGTGAGCATTTGGCAGAAGTAAAAAAGGATGGCGACCGTCCGTTAAAGGAACCGATAGCACAACAAACTCCCTACCTGTCGCGGGGCATGACGGTGGTGGTGATCACCACCCAGTTGGAAGAAGAGTTACAGCAAGCGATCATGTATCTCTCCCACGTTGGGATCAGAGTGGAGTGTTGTTGGGTAAGCAATGGCGAGCCCCCGACAGCGGTGGAAACCGCTTGTTATGCCCAATTGCGACGATGGGGCGTTCGATGTGTTTCCGTTACCCATGATGATTTTGACCAAATTTTTAGGGGAGGGGACTTCCATGGCATGGATGCCGCAACAGGAAAATGA
- a CDS encoding AAA family ATPase, which yields MKSIYSTQSLDRLQPQIAEVIEQVERVIIGKRETIQLCLVALLCRGHVLLEDVPGVGKTMLVKALAKSMGCDFRRIQFTPDLLPSDVTGFSVYNQKTLQFEFRPGPVMSHVVLADEINRTSPKTQAALLEALEEGCVTVDGDTYELEQPFFVMATQNPIEYEGTFPLPEAQLDRFLLKLRLGYPDAAQEAEVLTRIQHHHPIEDVCEVISRRELLHLQEEVRKVHVDASIIDYIVEVVQATRTPDAVYLGASPRGSIALFRTAQAWAFVQGRSYVIPDDVKKLVPLTLAHRIILNSEARLRGTHVEGLLKQILSRVRVPVLPQERKG from the coding sequence TTGAAATCGATTTATTCCACCCAGTCGCTTGACCGCCTGCAGCCGCAAATCGCTGAAGTGATCGAACAAGTGGAACGTGTAATCATCGGAAAACGGGAGACAATTCAGCTGTGCCTGGTGGCGTTGTTGTGCCGCGGACATGTATTGTTGGAAGATGTGCCCGGAGTGGGCAAAACAATGTTGGTAAAAGCGCTGGCCAAATCGATGGGGTGCGATTTTCGCAGAATTCAGTTTACACCCGATCTTTTACCATCGGATGTAACTGGCTTTTCTGTATACAATCAAAAAACACTTCAATTTGAATTTCGTCCGGGGCCGGTTATGTCTCATGTGGTGTTGGCAGATGAGATCAACCGGACTTCTCCTAAAACCCAGGCCGCCCTGCTGGAAGCGTTGGAGGAGGGATGTGTCACGGTTGACGGAGATACCTATGAGTTAGAGCAGCCCTTTTTTGTGATGGCAACGCAAAATCCGATTGAATACGAAGGAACCTTTCCCCTGCCGGAAGCGCAGCTGGATCGGTTTTTGTTAAAGCTGCGACTGGGATATCCCGATGCGGCGCAGGAAGCAGAAGTGCTGACCCGCATCCAGCATCATCATCCCATCGAGGACGTATGTGAAGTAATCTCGCGACGGGAGCTGCTGCACTTGCAAGAAGAAGTGCGCAAGGTGCATGTGGATGCATCCATCATCGATTACATCGTAGAAGTGGTGCAAGCGACCCGTACACCGGATGCCGTTTATCTGGGAGCTAGTCCCCGCGGTTCCATCGCTCTATTCCGGACCGCACAGGCCTGGGCGTTTGTTCAGGGACGTTCCTATGTGATTCCCGACGATGTAAAAAAATTGGTTCCCCTCACACTGGCCCACCGAATCATTCTTAACTCCGAAGCGCGCCTAAGGGGTACCCATGTGGAAGGCTTGTTAAAACAAATCTTGAGTCGGGTACGGGTTCCGGTCCTGCCTCAGGAAAGAAAAGGGTGA